In Promicromonospora sp. Populi, one genomic interval encodes:
- a CDS encoding FAD-binding oxidoreductase has protein sequence MADLQRLADALKEDDGEVWEAGPRDVVDGVRATAVARPASVDGVGAVLREATAQGLVTVARGAGTALDWGAPPERVDLILDTTGLDRLVEHSAGDLVVVAEAGLPVAALSGTVRAAAQELVVDLPPERLAGGSTVGGALSTGASGPRRLQRGGIRDLVLGATVVLADGTIASSGGKVVKNVAGYDLAKLLTGAYGTLGIVVRAAFRLHPARPDRAFVVATGPLADVAARARDVVASQLAPAAVEIDRPSGSDDAEVAVLLEGTGSAVGQRAAAAAEVLGGRVQAEAPEWWGALPGDPAGSGGSGGSSGAGDAVGPVGTLAKATATLTGVADLLVAARDAEQRYGVGVALRGTAAGVLHLVVTGTPEATASAVGHLRGAAPSPRDGTVTVLRASRDVRAVLDAWGSVGGLDLMRAVKRQLDPGRNLAPGRFVGGI, from the coding sequence ATGGCGGACCTGCAGCGGCTCGCGGACGCACTCAAGGAGGACGACGGCGAGGTCTGGGAGGCCGGCCCTCGGGACGTCGTGGACGGGGTGCGCGCGACGGCGGTCGCGCGGCCGGCGTCGGTGGACGGGGTGGGCGCCGTGCTGCGCGAGGCAACCGCCCAGGGACTGGTGACCGTGGCGCGCGGGGCCGGGACGGCCCTCGACTGGGGTGCGCCGCCCGAGCGGGTCGACCTCATCCTGGACACCACCGGCCTGGACCGGCTCGTGGAGCACAGCGCGGGCGACCTCGTGGTCGTGGCTGAGGCCGGGCTGCCGGTCGCCGCCCTGTCGGGGACCGTGCGGGCCGCCGCGCAGGAGCTGGTGGTGGACCTGCCGCCGGAGCGGCTGGCGGGCGGCTCCACCGTGGGCGGCGCGCTGTCTACGGGCGCGTCCGGTCCGCGGCGCCTGCAGCGCGGCGGGATCCGGGACCTGGTGCTCGGCGCCACGGTGGTGCTCGCGGACGGCACCATCGCCTCGTCGGGCGGCAAGGTGGTCAAGAACGTAGCCGGCTACGACCTGGCCAAGCTGCTGACCGGCGCTTACGGCACTCTCGGGATCGTGGTGCGGGCCGCGTTCCGGCTGCACCCGGCCCGGCCGGACCGGGCGTTCGTCGTCGCGACGGGTCCGCTGGCCGACGTCGCCGCGCGGGCCCGCGACGTGGTCGCCTCGCAGCTGGCGCCCGCAGCGGTCGAGATCGACCGGCCCTCCGGGAGTGATGACGCCGAGGTGGCCGTGCTGCTGGAGGGCACGGGGAGCGCCGTCGGGCAGCGGGCTGCCGCGGCGGCCGAGGTGCTGGGCGGGCGGGTCCAGGCCGAGGCGCCCGAGTGGTGGGGGGCGCTGCCGGGGGACCCTGCTGGCTCCGGGGGTTCGGGCGGTTCGTCCGGAGCGGGCGACGCCGTCGGACCGGTAGGGACCCTTGCCAAGGCGACCGCCACGCTTACCGGGGTGGCCGACCTGCTGGTTGCCGCGCGCGACGCCGAGCAGCGGTACGGCGTCGGCGTGGCGTTGCGAGGTACCGCCGCCGGAGTGCTGCACCTAGTGGTGACGGGTACACCCGAGGCGACCGCGTCCGCCGTCGGGCATCTGCGGGGAGCCGCGCCCAGCCCGCGGGACGGGACCGTGACCGTGCTGCGCGCGTCGCGCGACGTGCGTGCCGTGCTGGACGCATGGGGGTCGGTGGGCGGGCTCGACCTGATGCGCGCGGTCAAGCGACAGCTCGATCCCGGGCGTAATCTCGCGCCCGGCCGATTTGTGGGAGGCATCTGA
- a CDS encoding FAD-linked oxidase C-terminal domain-containing protein — translation MAASVRTPLNSVISELVDLLGGEQVITDWQRRRTYECDGLSVYRVVPGVVVLARGPDDVAAVVRACARHTVPFVARGSGTGLSGGALPHAEGVLVVMSQMRAIREVDVADQRAVVDPGVINLQLTAATSPDGYYFAPDPSSQSVCSIGGNVAENSGGAHCLKYGFTTNHVTGLDLVTPSGEQVEIGGKAPDAPGYDLLGALVGSEGTLGIVTAATVRLTRLPQEVRTLLAAFHSMDDAGAATSAIITAGVIPAAIEMMDALAIEAAEAAVHCNYPAGAGAVLVVELDGPSPDVAGEFDDVVRLCEAAGAFEVRVAADDEERALIWKGRKSAFAAVGRISPDYIVQDGVIPRTALPLVLRQIAELGESAGLRVANVFHAGDGNLHPLVLFDGAVEGAVERAEAVAGGILDLCLEHGGSITGEHGVGADKANHMPRMFTADDLDTMQAVRCAFDPDGIANPGKVFPTPRLCGEQPGRHKGAHPLAESGVAEIF, via the coding sequence ATGGCCGCTAGCGTCCGGACGCCGCTGAACAGCGTGATCAGTGAGCTTGTCGACCTGCTCGGGGGTGAGCAGGTGATCACGGACTGGCAGCGGCGTCGTACCTATGAGTGCGACGGGCTTTCGGTCTATCGGGTGGTTCCGGGCGTGGTGGTCCTGGCCCGCGGGCCGGACGACGTCGCGGCGGTCGTGCGAGCCTGTGCGCGGCACACCGTGCCGTTCGTCGCGCGCGGGTCGGGCACCGGGCTGTCGGGCGGGGCGCTGCCGCATGCCGAGGGGGTGCTCGTGGTCATGTCGCAGATGCGGGCGATCCGGGAGGTGGACGTCGCGGACCAGCGCGCCGTCGTCGACCCAGGGGTGATCAACCTGCAGCTCACCGCCGCTACCAGCCCGGACGGGTACTACTTCGCGCCCGACCCGTCGAGCCAGTCGGTGTGCTCGATCGGCGGGAACGTCGCCGAGAACTCGGGCGGCGCGCACTGCCTCAAGTACGGGTTCACCACCAACCACGTCACTGGTCTCGACCTGGTGACACCGAGCGGTGAACAGGTCGAGATCGGCGGCAAGGCGCCGGACGCGCCCGGGTACGACCTGCTCGGCGCGCTGGTCGGCAGCGAGGGCACGCTCGGCATCGTCACCGCGGCCACGGTGCGCCTCACGCGCCTTCCGCAGGAGGTCCGGACGCTTCTGGCCGCCTTTCATTCCATGGACGACGCCGGGGCGGCCACCTCCGCGATCATCACCGCCGGGGTGATCCCCGCCGCCATCGAGATGATGGACGCCCTGGCGATCGAGGCCGCGGAGGCGGCCGTGCACTGCAACTACCCGGCCGGTGCCGGCGCGGTGCTCGTGGTCGAGCTGGACGGTCCGTCGCCCGACGTCGCGGGGGAGTTCGACGACGTGGTGCGGCTGTGCGAGGCCGCAGGAGCGTTCGAGGTGCGGGTGGCGGCCGACGACGAAGAGCGCGCCCTGATCTGGAAGGGCCGCAAGTCCGCGTTCGCGGCGGTGGGCCGGATCAGCCCGGACTACATAGTGCAGGACGGCGTGATCCCGCGGACGGCGCTGCCGCTGGTGCTGCGGCAGATCGCCGAGCTCGGTGAGAGCGCGGGCTTGCGGGTCGCGAACGTGTTCCACGCCGGCGACGGCAACCTGCACCCGCTGGTGTTGTTCGACGGCGCGGTCGAGGGCGCCGTCGAACGCGCCGAGGCCGTGGCGGGCGGGATCCTCGACCTGTGCCTGGAGCACGGCGGCTCCATCACGGGCGAGCACGGGGTCGGCGCCGACAAGGCCAACCACATGCCGCGCATGTTCACCGCCGACGACCTCGACACCATGCAGGCCGTGCGCTGCGCGTTCGACCCGGACGGCATCGCCAACCCGGGCAAGGTGTTCCCCACGCCCCGCCTGTGCGGGGAACAGCCCGGCAGACACAAGGGCGCGCACCCACTGGCGGAGTCCGGTGTGGCGGAGATCTTCTGA